The Desulfonatronum thioautotrophicum genome includes the window CTTGCGTTTCACGGCAACGTAGACCTTGACCATTTTGATCACCCCCGGGGGTAGGTCGTCCCCTTCGGTGATCCGCTCACTTTTGACCTTGTACGCCTCCTGCACAAAAGTCACTTGGCGATCATAATCCTGAATCAGTTCCTGCAGCTGGTCGTTCACGGCCTTGACCGCGAACAGTCCGGCCAGTTTTTTCACAGGGACCTGATCCAGGACACCGCGGCTCATGAACATGTTCGCCTCGACAAGCACCTCGCCTTTGCGCTTGCCCATCAAAGTCTGGGCCAGGCGTTTACCGTCCACAACCTGCCAGACCTTTTCACGCATGGCGTCGGTCAACCCTGAAATGATCTGCCGTTCCTTGGCCTCAAGACGAATCAGCTTGTCTTGCTCAATGGCTTTGGAGCGGTCGTCCTTGTCCCCCATCCTCCGGTTGAAGACGCGCACGTCGATGACCGTGCCTTCAATACCCGGCGGAACCTTGAGTGACGAATTTTTCACATCCCGGGCCTTGTCCCCGAAGATGGCCCGAAGCAGTTTCTCCTCCGGTGTAAGCTGGGTTTCCCCTTTGGGCGTAATCTTGCCCACCAGGATATCATCAGGCTGGACCGGTGCACCGATGCGGATTATTCCGCTCTCATCCAGGTTGCGCAGCATCTCCTCGCCCACGTTGGGAATGTCCTTGGTCACTTCCTCCGGTCCCAGCTTGGTGTCCCGGGCCACCAGCTCGAACTCCTCGATGTGCATGGAGGTGAAGACGTCTTCCTTGACCACCCGTTCGGAGATCAGGATGGAATCCTCGAAGTTGTAGCCGCACCAGGGCATGAAAGCCACAAGCAGGTTCTTGCCCAAGGCCAGTTCTCCCTGCTGGGTTCCAGGGCCGTCGGCAAGCACCTGGCCCTTGGTAATGGGCTGGCCCTCCATGACCAGAGGCTTCTGGCCAAAACAGGTGTTCTGATTGGACTTGTGAAACTTGAGCAGTTCGTAAACTTTTAAACCGCCGGTTTCCGGAAACAGGTCGCCATGATAGCTGACCACGATCCGCTCGGCGTCCGCGTAGCGTACCACTCCGTCACCGGCAGCCAGAACGCAACTTCCAGAATCTTGAGCCACAATGCTTTCCATGCCCGTACCGACAATAGGCCGTTCGCAACGCAGCAAAGGAACCGCCTGGCGCTGCATGTTTGATCCCATCAGGGCCCGGTTGGCGTCGTCGTGCTCCAAAAATGGAATCAGGGAGGCAGAGACCGAGACGATCTGGCTCGGAGAGATGTCCATCAGGGTCACCTCATCCCGGTTGACCAGGGCGAAATCCCCCTTGAGGCGTGCCGTGACGATATCGTTGACGAACCGCCCATTTTCATCCAATTCAGCGTTGGCCTGAGCAATAACCTCCCCGGCTTCCCGGGATGCATCCATGAACAGCACTTCCTCGGTGGCCACTCCGTCCTTGACGATCCGGTAGGGGCTTTCAATAAAGCCGAACGCATTGACCTGGGCGAACGTGGTCATGGAAACAATCAAGCCAATGTTCGGACCTTCAGGGGTCTCAATAGGGCAGATCCGACCATAGTGGCTGGTATGCACGTCACGGACTTCAAACCCGGCGCGGTCCCGGGTCAATCCTCCGGGCCCCAGGGCGGAAAGCCGTCGTTTGTGGGTCACTTCGGAAAGCGGATTGGTTTGATCCATGAACTGGGACAGCTGGGAAGTACCGAAAAATTCTTTGATCGCCGCCACAACCGGTTTTGGATTGATCAAGTCGTGGGGCATCAGCGTGGCCACGTCCTGAAGGCTCATCCGTTCCTTGATGGCCCGCTCCATCCGAACCAGGCCGATCCGGTATTGGTTCTCCACCAACTCGCCTACAGGGCGAACGCGACGGTTGCCCAGGTGATCAATGTCATCGGAAGGTCCATGGGCGTCCTTCAATTCCACCAGGTGCTTCAGGGCTTTCAGAATGTCGTCGTTGGTCAGGGTGCGCTGGTCCAGGGGTACGTCCAGGCCCAGGCGGGAATTCAGCTTATAGCGTCCCACCGGGGAGAGATCGTAGTAATCCGGATTGCGGAACAGGTTGTCAAAAAAGGTCGCGGCAACTTCAGCGGTGGGGGGCGAACTGGGTCGCAAGCGACGAAAGATTTCCACCTGAGCGGACTCGATGTCCGTGGTTTTGTCCATCTGCAACGTCTCGCGAACAGTGGCTGAAACTTCGACCCCGGTAATGTAGAGTACCGGAAGGCGCAACAGATTCGCTTCCTTGCACAGCTCCAGAAATGGTTCCGTGATTTCATCGCCAACCAAGGCCAGCACTTCGCCGGTTTCCGGATGGACGATGTCTCGAGCGAGAAACTGGCCCGTTAAATGCGCCGGGTCGACTTCCAGCCGCTCGATCCCAGCCTTGATAATCTTCTTCCAGATTCGGCCTTTGACCATGGTGCCAGCTGGAGCCAACACCTCGCCGGAAGCATCCACGACGTCCGCGTAGAGCTGCTCCTTGCGCACAAGTGACTCCTGGACTTCACGGTAGACCTTGTCGCCATCAATTAGGTAATATTCCGTCTTGTAGAAATAATTCAGGATGTCTTCATTGGTCATACCCATGGCTTTCAATAAAATGGTCACCGGCATCTTCCGACGCCGGTCGATGCGCACATAAAAAATGTCCTTGTGGTCGAACTCAAAGTCCAACCAGGACCCGCGCATGGGGATGATCCGGGAGGAGTAAAGCACCTTGCGGCTGGTGTGGGTTTTCCCAAAATCGTGCTCCAAGATAATGCCGGGAGATCGCTGTAATTGATTCACGATGACCCGTTCCGTTCCATTGATGATGAACGTGCCTTTTTCGGTCATCAACGGAATCGTTCCAAAATAGATATCCTGCTCCTTGATGTCCCGAATAGACCTGTTGTCCGTCTCCTCGTCGACATCAAAAACAACCAGCCGGACGCGAATGCGTACCGGTGCTTCATAATGCAGTCCCTTTGCCAGACATTCCGAGACATCGAACTTGGGCTGTCCTATTTCATAGCTGACAAACTCCAACGTAGCGGTCTTATTGAAATCATGAATGGGAAAAACAGAGCGGAATACACCCTCGAGTCCGACATCAGCTCTCGCAGCTGTCGCGACATCCTGCTGAAGAAATCGAAAATACGACTGGATTTGCAGTTCGAGAAGATGGGGAGTATTGAGAACACTTTGGATATTACCA containing:
- the rpoB gene encoding DNA-directed RNA polymerase subunit beta; protein product: MTQLVKKFGNIQSVLNTPHLLELQIQSYFRFLQQDVATAARADVGLEGVFRSVFPIHDFNKTATLEFVSYEIGQPKFDVSECLAKGLHYEAPVRIRVRLVVFDVDEETDNRSIRDIKEQDIYFGTIPLMTEKGTFIINGTERVIVNQLQRSPGIILEHDFGKTHTSRKVLYSSRIIPMRGSWLDFEFDHKDIFYVRIDRRRKMPVTILLKAMGMTNEDILNYFYKTEYYLIDGDKVYREVQESLVRKEQLYADVVDASGEVLAPAGTMVKGRIWKKIIKAGIERLEVDPAHLTGQFLARDIVHPETGEVLALVGDEITEPFLELCKEANLLRLPVLYITGVEVSATVRETLQMDKTTDIESAQVEIFRRLRPSSPPTAEVAATFFDNLFRNPDYYDLSPVGRYKLNSRLGLDVPLDQRTLTNDDILKALKHLVELKDAHGPSDDIDHLGNRRVRPVGELVENQYRIGLVRMERAIKERMSLQDVATLMPHDLINPKPVVAAIKEFFGTSQLSQFMDQTNPLSEVTHKRRLSALGPGGLTRDRAGFEVRDVHTSHYGRICPIETPEGPNIGLIVSMTTFAQVNAFGFIESPYRIVKDGVATEEVLFMDASREAGEVIAQANAELDENGRFVNDIVTARLKGDFALVNRDEVTLMDISPSQIVSVSASLIPFLEHDDANRALMGSNMQRQAVPLLRCERPIVGTGMESIVAQDSGSCVLAAGDGVVRYADAERIVVSYHGDLFPETGGLKVYELLKFHKSNQNTCFGQKPLVMEGQPITKGQVLADGPGTQQGELALGKNLLVAFMPWCGYNFEDSILISERVVKEDVFTSMHIEEFELVARDTKLGPEEVTKDIPNVGEEMLRNLDESGIIRIGAPVQPDDILVGKITPKGETQLTPEEKLLRAIFGDKARDVKNSSLKVPPGIEGTVIDVRVFNRRMGDKDDRSKAIEQDKLIRLEAKERQIISGLTDAMREKVWQVVDGKRLAQTLMGKRKGEVLVEANMFMSRGVLDQVPVKKLAGLFAVKAVNDQLQELIQDYDRQVTFVQEAYKVKSERITEGDDLPPGVIKMVKVYVAVKRKLSVGDKMAGRHGNKGVVSCILPEEDMPFFADGTPVDIVLNPLGVPSRMNIGQIMETHLGWGALELGKQVARMIDQGEDIAELRREVKDVFDSGPITALVDELDDEQFVTAVRELRNGIITKSPVFDGAHEEEIWKWLRKAGLPEDGKSLLFDGRTGEAFHNRVTVGSMYILKLHHLVDEKIHARSTGPYSLVTQQPLGGKAQFGGQRLGEMEVWAMEAYGAAHVLQEFLTVKSDDVTGRVHMYEKIVKGDNFLEAGLPESFNVLIKELMSLGLDVTLLQEEKKKRR